In a genomic window of uncultured Flavobacterium sp.:
- a CDS encoding alpha/beta hydrolase-fold protein: protein MKQYTIAILWMFVLSGGVGFAQTSQTSIIEDFKSSTVNQPGQEYPKVNSQGYVRFQISAPEAKSVVVSLGLGGAKGGTVLAKEADGFWRGTTAGAMDEGFHYYHVTVDGGLFNDPGALNFYGSTRWESGIEIPAHDKDFYALKEVPHGNVQQILFPSKSTNTSRRAFVYTPPGYDKDKNKKYPVLYLQHGWGEDETAWSNQGHVNLIMDNLISEGKIKPFLIVMTYGMTNEIKYGGLASFKIEPFQTVLVEELIPYVDSNFRTLSNQANRAMAGLSMGGMETHTITLNKPDVFSHYALLSGGIYKPEEIKDKSKVKLVFISCGSREKPESVQTAVKTLKDAGYNAVSYVSENTGHEFLTWRRSFKEMAPLLFKDLN from the coding sequence ATGAAACAGTATACTATTGCCATTTTATGGATGTTTGTTTTGTCAGGCGGTGTAGGTTTTGCACAAACGAGCCAGACTTCAATTATCGAAGATTTTAAATCTTCAACAGTAAATCAGCCCGGACAAGAATATCCAAAAGTCAATTCTCAGGGGTATGTACGATTTCAAATTTCAGCTCCCGAAGCCAAGTCTGTTGTAGTAAGTCTTGGATTAGGCGGGGCAAAAGGAGGAACTGTTCTTGCAAAAGAAGCAGATGGTTTCTGGAGAGGTACCACAGCAGGAGCAATGGATGAAGGCTTTCATTATTATCATGTAACGGTCGACGGAGGTCTTTTTAACGATCCCGGTGCGCTTAACTTTTATGGATCGACACGTTGGGAAAGCGGTATCGAAATACCTGCTCACGATAAGGACTTTTATGCATTAAAAGAGGTTCCGCATGGAAATGTACAGCAGATTTTGTTTCCTTCAAAAAGTACCAATACATCGCGCAGAGCCTTTGTATACACACCTCCGGGTTATGATAAAGATAAAAATAAAAAATATCCCGTTTTGTATTTGCAACATGGCTGGGGAGAAGATGAGACAGCGTGGAGCAATCAGGGACATGTAAATCTAATCATGGATAATTTAATTTCTGAAGGAAAAATAAAACCATTTCTTATTGTAATGACGTACGGAATGACAAATGAAATTAAATATGGAGGTTTGGCAAGTTTCAAAATAGAGCCTTTTCAGACGGTTCTTGTAGAAGAATTAATCCCTTATGTTGATTCAAATTTCCGAACACTTTCGAATCAGGCAAATCGCGCAATGGCAGGTTTATCAATGGGAGGAATGGAAACACACACGATTACACTCAATAAACCCGACGTTTTTTCTCATTATGCACTCTTAAGCGGAGGTATTTATAAACCTGAAGAAATTAAAGATAAATCTAAAGTTAAGCTTGTTTTTATAAGCTGTGGCAGCCGTGAAAAACCGGAATCTGTACAGACTGCAGTAAAAACTCTAAAAGATGCCGGATACAATGCAGTTTCTTATGTCTCTGAAAATACAGGTCACGAATTTTTGACGTGGAGACGCAGTTTTAAAGAAATGGCGCCTCTTTTATTTAAAGACCTGAACTAG